The Tenebrio molitor chromosome 7, icTenMoli1.1, whole genome shotgun sequence region atTCTACAttagaataatttattatatcaTAAGACATTGTTGCTGAAGTGACAAATGCGATTGGTtatgcaaatatttaaattaaactaacACACCATAAGTTTGGTGCTTAATTGCTTAGCTTAAGACCAGAAATAGTTATTGGCAACTCAATTAGGACTACCGCCACTAATTGGGCTGAATGCTTTAAGTATGTACCtattctattttattacttCCAGGGCGACCGTCAttgaaatttcattttaatgcaGTTAATTCGTTTCTAGATGTGTCTTATTAATTTCGTATATTTGACGTTAACTCACGTTTGAGCAGTACTAAAGGAAATGACAACACACTccagttattttatttatttatttcctcCTTACAACACATGCGAAATTTAAATGGAATTGTTGTGTCGTAATAAGTTATTAATGGACATTTTAATAACAAGTTATTAAAATCGTGacaatatatatatattaaaattatcataattatAGTAATTCAGCTCGCCTTTGATTTGTGTTTTCCTTGAACTTCATTCGCTTTATTTTCTCTGTTTATcagcattttttttctttccacGTTGTTGCACTTTTTTAGCATTCAGTTCAGTAAATAGTTCAACGTCAATACCTCTGTGCTGTAGCTTTTTCTTGAAATTTACAtcagtaaaaaatgtttccaccTATTGCTTAACTTTCAgctgacattttttaaaatcatgttcacttttctttttttattgtctttcTCAACTCCCTTTTGTAAAATTCTTACTTTGtccgttttatttttttaaatttttaaattccatttttttttcattttactgtATTACTTCCTCAgtgtttaattttcataatatttgtTCCCCTTTTGTTTcgtaatttcttcatttttctttgAACTGTGAATTCACTCATTTTATCCTCTCTATCtattttggaattttatttttcaatttctatttttttctttcttacaTCTTTCATATTtcctttattttataattacatataACCCTAATTatcttgttttgtttttttgcctTTTACAAACTTGCTCAGTTCACTTTTTATTGAACTTCatagtaatttaatttttttctccatGTTTTCTTTCCATTCAGCATTACATATTTGTGTAGTCTGGCGTCATTTGTGTTgcagtttttaaaattgaccttgttttattcgtttgatattttttctttttttttctctttgtaCACTGACcagcacaaaaaacgactcattatgatttctttaataaatgatcttgaaattatatttgtgcttatttttctttattatagttaaattgggatattttcaatgatcgggagtgctatggtcaccatggcaaccgaattgttttgtttaaataaattattagaaaatttgcgctaCTTCTATGCTGTatttttgtcggttgatttacgtgttaaaagatttaatttgacaatacgagatactaatttaaaatgctgttcaaattttggcaatatttcgtaacaaatttttttctaaaaaattacttttattttttttccataaaaattttatttgctgcgtttaatgttttgtttgtcggatatttttttggcaaagaataacttaaataataattacatattgacttttctcttgtcaaaaataccTATGACGCCTTCCAccgttcaaaaatttagaatcgtCTCTCCCGCTTCTAAGGGATTGTCCATGAGCcaaattgccttgtggaaaccttttcaataTTTCCTCCTTGGAATTTCTCATTCAGAGTGgtccatttttcggtatttaacattttgcaatgacGAGTCTGACAGTGACAGTCAGTGACAGTactgacagtagtaaaaaaataaggttaaccatCCTAATGCTTgatttacaactttatgttTATGTCCCCAATAGTCATCTTTCGATTTTCTAAAATCtgtattttcttaaaatttgtaCACTCATTAGCACTATTTTGgtcctttttaattttttctatttaccatttttctAAACTTTTCAGCAAACTAAACTttctactttttattttttcttaagcTCTAACTATTtcatgtttattttctttcattgcttatttttgttggttttattttctttttttctgcattattacatattcacccctgttcattaatttatttttgttttagattttgtatctttactttatttttgttcttttccaacatttttaagtcggatttttttcttatttttttgtttttacatttttgccttGTTCATATTTCCTCTCAAATTTAGTTTTCCAGACACTTTTTCTCTAGTTCATTGTAtactttctttttgttttctttccaTTGTTTCCGTTTTTGCCATCGTCAGTTCTTTCGCCTTTCATGTTCTCTTGAAATTCACATCTTTTTATTCTTTCCTACCTGGTTCTTTTTTCTCCTTTTCCAAacataattgttatttaatgCTAATTCTTATTTTCCTTTATTCCAACATTTCATCCAAGACAAAAACAACTGCTTGTTACCAATTCTGTCTCCAAGCTAACAATTTGatcaataaaataacattaaattgtgttcatattaaaaatatgtttaaggAACGAAGTAGAtcgttttattacatttttagttcagCGTTTGCTGCTCTTGGCCATATTGTTCTTTAGAAGTTTGTTTGTAGCATTTTATGGATGCTaacaaaatcaataaatatttatagttACGCAGACTGATACGCTTCGAATGTTTTAGGATAAGCAATGGTGACGAACTGATGGAAGATGAAGGTCTTGACAGCGAAGCCGAAGGAGACATCGCCGATAGCGATGCGGAAGAAGACAGCGACGCCGATGAAGATTTGGCGATGGAAATGGAAGACAGTCGACCGAAAGCAGACGAGATGGGTGTTGAACACTTGGCCACTTTAGAGCGCTTAAGACAGAACCAAAGGCAGGAATATTTAAAGGTGAAGAAAaaacacattcacgttcgatCTTCTTCAtttcgtacaaaaataaaacgtttaGATCGCactttttgtcattttgttcgCGTTGTTGCGATATGTTTCTTGCAAGGAGATGTTTTCAGGGATCCGTGTCGGGGTCGGTGCAAGCGACAGACCGTCTGATGAAAGAACTCAGGGACATATACAGATCTGAATCGTTTAAGAACAAGATGTACCAGATCGAACTGGTGAACGAATCCCTTTACGAATGGAATATCCGTCTGATGGCAGTAGATCCCGACAGTCCGCTAAGTCACGACCTCCAGATGTTGAAGGAGAAAGAGGGCAAAGACGCCATCTTGCTCAACATGCTCTTTAAAGATACTTACCCATTCGAACCGCCATTTGTAAGAGTGGTATACCCAGTCATCTCAGGTAAATATATTTCAGGCTGCGATTCCGGAAGCGAACTCAGATCTGAAAGGGAAAAATTGGTGGCGTTTCAGGAGGTTACGTGTTAGTCGGCGGTGCGATATGTATGGAATTGTTGACGAAGCAAGGCTGGTCGAGTGCGTACACCGTCGAAGCTGTAATAATGCAGATATCGGCGACGTTAGTCAAAGGGAAAGCGCGCATCCAGTTCGGAACACCAAAAGTCTGCTCTCAAGGACAATACAGCCTCGCGCGTGCCCAGCAAAGTTTCAAATCTCTCGTACAAATACACGAAAAGAACGGTGAGCCCCGAGTCGAATTGGTTTGTTGAGAGACTGAGCGGTGCGTTTTTTAGGTTGGTTCACACCACCCAAGGAAGATGGTTAATTAAAGACTGTGCCAAGATATATTTATCCttcttatttaaaataatgtaccCACACATCATTTGATGCCTGTTTCGTTGATTTTTGAGGATATCCTTCAAATCTTGTATCTTAGTGCCTACACATTCTTTTTTCTctaaatcaaaaaaaaatcgaaaaaaaatggaaCATCATTTTCATTCCAAATTACGTTGTATATtagacaaacaaaaaaaaaaacaacaaatgtgTAGAGATGTAAATTGGTCCGTGAtgtaatatttacatttttaaaacattggTTTTTATTCTCTGTAGAAAAGGTGAAATAATGAGTGACTGTATGATGGGGACTGTGATGTTATTTCATTCATGATGTTGTTTTCCTTCTTTTTCTCAAGTTCGCAGTTGGAACATACTGACCTCCaaaaagttgatttttttggaCAGAAAGCGAGTTATTTGTTGTCAGTAATTGTTTAATGTGCAATTACAGTTTAGTTTACCGATGGACGTTATCGATTGAATTATG contains the following coding sequences:
- the LOC138134978 gene encoding ubiquitin-conjugating enzyme E2 Q2 produces the protein MACLNTLKQEIRTLEGFFSKNHERFQILSASVDELSCRFIGKNGKKYEIHANITETYPSVPPVWFADSEETSITNAVQILSNTEGLDNHVLHQVLILLRELCRLHAVPEPPDLDRLHIPDPQTTNRISNGDELMEDEGLDSEAEGDIADSDAEEDSDADEDLAMEMEDSRPKADEMGVEHLATLERLRQNQRQEYLKGSVSGSVQATDRLMKELRDIYRSESFKNKMYQIELVNESLYEWNIRLMAVDPDSPLSHDLQMLKEKEGKDAILLNMLFKDTYPFEPPFVRVVYPVISGGYVLVGGAICMELLTKQGWSSAYTVEAVIMQISATLVKGKARIQFGTPKVCSQGQYSLARAQQSFKSLVQIHEKNGWFTPPKEDG